Within Gavia stellata isolate bGavSte3 chromosome 12, bGavSte3.hap2, whole genome shotgun sequence, the genomic segment CAGGTTCGTCATCAGGCTGCATATCTGGGTCTTTCTGTACAAAGGTTCCCTTAACGGCCAAACGCGAAGCTGCATCTTGCAGTAAGCAAGCATACAGATCACGGTAACAAAGAGAAATACTGTTGCCTCTGACTGAAGCAAGTCCCTCAATCCCTCGatgacagaagaaacaaatgttCTGGGATTTCAGGCTTGACAGTAGTTCTGAGTCTTGGTTTAGGCAGGGCTCAGAGAACCATTATGCATATTCACGTGCCTTTTATCACACATtttcagggagctggagcctcAAAGTTGCCCGAGGCGTGCCTGAGAAACGTTCATTGGGGAGCTCTTAGATCTGATTCTCATCTCATCTGAACTTGCTTaaatgcagtgattttaaaGATGTTACCCCAATTTACACCTATGGGACATTAAacacttcccctcctcagggcaggatgctgaaaaggaaacaaaaggacCAGAAAATTATCTGTTTCTGAGTTTTTACTTCTCTCCCTGTTTAAAAAGTTTCACATAGTCTTTACATTTACCTCAAAAAGACCAACTGAAACCAAACTATCCTGGAAAATAGAACAGGAGCGGAGAAGGCCTGTCAGTCTAAAAACTGAGACTTAAGACAAGGGATACTTTGCTGCTGATTTCACAGGCCGTTGCGTGAAAGAGGCAGGTAAACATCCTTTTTAAGCAACTCTCCAACCAAAAGCAAATTTCCAGCTAAGATGCTGCACCATGGCACTGAACTCTCTGCTATCAGTCAAGCAAAGGTAAAGTGCTCAAACTTTGCAAATTCAGCTTGGAGCTGTGGAGCAGAAAAAGGGAGTGGGGCTGTTTGTGGTGTGAGGGGGGAAATGAGATGACAGCGGGATGTTTTCCCCAGATGTAAACATCAGCCCATCTAATTAGCAGCTGAATGCTACAGCactaaaaaatatgaaaatctcTTTTCACACATGGAATGCAAACTCTGCCCAGGACATTGACTGAGTCTTGGCTCCCCTCCATCCAGAATGCACAGGTTTTACTGCATCTGCAGGGACTGAACATGATCTCAAGGTCAGGATCTGGCTGCTGTAGCTCCAGCTGGACTCCCAAAGTGAATTTACTCCCCAAAGCTGGACTCTTGGTGGCAGACTTAGCCTCACCGCCTTGCTTCTCAAGCCCAGCCACTCTCAGCCACTACCAGAGAGCTACAGTAAGTGCATTTAAAGGTGATGAAAGCATTGGTGCTACTGATAGgaatacacacacagagacctACACACCCACCCCTCCCGCTTCCCTCTGTTCAGTGATCCTCCTGACTCCAAGCCTCAGACGCAGGCTCAGGACTTCTATCGGGAAAACTTGCCCAAAGACTTGACCTGTCCCAAGCCTTTAAGAAGTTCCTGAGAAGCCACCTGATCCCGTGGTCCATCAGTCAAGACAGGAGAGAGACAAGTGCATAAGGGGATAGTtccctcccttctttttctAAAGATGCGTGTCTTCCTCAAACACATCCACATCCTCGCTCGCCTGCTTATTGATCAGGACATCCCAGCTGTCGGGGCCATTGATGGTGTTTCCACCATTCACACTTGGCTTCTTCTCCTGCATTTCCGACTGGCTGTCACTGGCCACATCCAAGGTGGGGTTGTCATGGCAGCCGTTCTCAACAAAGCGCAGCTCCTCGCCATGCGACTGCAAAGGATGAGAGGAACACAAATGGAGGCAAAGGAGGACACGTCTTAATGCTGCTGAGAAGCACAGTCAGACCAGGCTATAAGAGTCACCGAGGACTTTGCAGGGTCAGTGGGAAAAGGTAAATTTACTCCTAGCCCAGCCCTCGCAGTGGAAACAAGCTGTCCTGAGCACAGCAAGAGACAGGTTTGCATCTCTCTTATGCCTGAATGGGCTCCCTTGCTGCTTCAGCAGTGTATCCAGCTATGTCCAGTAAATGGACAGGGGAAAACAATCTCCCTCTTATCCTTCCAATCCCCTCCATCCCAAGGGCTAAGAGTCTAGCCACCTTCTCCACCTGTGCAGTGCTCACCATGTTCTTCATCTTGGGCAGGCGTCTCTGCCAGCAGTTGTATATGAGCCCCAATACAATGATGATGGCACAGATGGAGCCGATGATCACCAGTACCACAAAAAGTTTCCCATAATCGCTGCGTGTCTGGTTGGGGTGCGACTGGCAGCTTGTGGTAGTTGAGTAGTTCTGGATGCCAATCTGGAAGAAAGGGGTACATTAAATCCCCTGGCCTGCAGTCAGGTGGGATCCTGTTCAGACTTTACAGGGTCCAAGTACAGGACCATCACTGTGGGCAGAGGAACTAAAAGCCAGGGTTGGGGAGTCCGGATGTACACTGTCTTACATGACTAGAAGGCACATAACTAAATTTAACACCATCTTCCGTGAAAGCTGACATGTCAGCAAATGATAGTAGGCACAATCTTATCCTGATCACCTGCACAAGTATCACACCTATGTGCAAGACAAGGAGGCTTTCATGGGAGAAACGACGCAAAGTTAAGAGTTTCCTAGAAAAACTACGGGCCACTGATGGGTGCTGAGGCTTTGGTGATTGTTTGACAGAGAATGTAACCATAATAAATAGGACCAGAGCTTTAATGGAAACCTAAGAGGGCATAGTGGTCTTTCCGAGGTCTTGAAAGAGGACAGCTGCCTGCTGATCCAAAAAGCTTAGGAATAGCTGCCCTAGAAATGGGCCCCCAGTGGTTGTCAACAAAGCCCAACATCAGTCCCAGTGACTTGGCAGATTTCAAACAGGTTACGTATCAATTTGATAGTAAGTATGATGGGTGTAAGAGAAtatcctccctcctccttgcAAGCTCATGCTAGCACAAGGTCAGTGCAATGAGCAGTGTTTCATTATTGATAAAGCCGGAGAGTCAGAGGCAGGTGGTGAGGCTGCTCTGGTAGGATAGGGTCACAGCTGCACAAAGGAGTCAAACCTTGCACCAACACAAATCCTTCCTTCTGGACAGTTATAGCTGCTGATACTTCAGTCACACAATTTCTACAGGGTTGGCTTTTCACACTTTCTCTGGTGTAAGCCAACCAATACAGCACTGAGCACTTAATTTGCTTTGTCTAACTGCACCAGTTTGTTAGGTCAGGGAAAAACCTGCCAGCAAGGCAGTGGCCCAACTCTGCTGCTAAAGTCAGCAGAATTACTCCAGTAGTGTAAAAACCCAAGTAGAATCAGGCCCTCAGTGGCTACATGTCCCATAGGCCTAAGGAGCAAAGTCAGAGATCATGGGAATAATATGCCCTCATCTCTACCCTCTTCCAAGCTGTCCAGAGTTAGAGGCGAATATGTGAGGGCCAGAGGCAGCTGGCAGTGGAGTCTGGCATCCATCGCTTCTGGTCCTCTGCCTGTTGTCTAAAGGCAGTTGTCTAAAGGAGTGAAATGCAGACCCTGGGATTGCAGGAAGGTGTATGAACGTGTCCCATCTAGTACAGGCACCTCTCCCACCTCCTTCAGCAAAGCCTGAGCAGCCAACGTATTTAAATCAGATACAGAGTGAGCAGGGCCAAATCTGGGACTCTGCAGCACCCACATCGCCACAGGCAATAGTGTAGAAGGGATGAGACAAAGTATCCCAACAAAATCAGTGTGTGAAAAGCAACTTCACAACCAAGCCAGAAGAGCAGGGAGAGAATAAACCACAGTTACTCTCTTAATGGAAGCAGACATTTGATGGCCTGGCAACTACcagagaggggagaagggaatTTGCCAAGTGTCTGACTCATCTGTTTGCCTACTGTGGGTTCAGCACTCGGTTAGACTGAGATATGGTCCCAGTTTTCAAGGTGCTTATTTTAATTGTATAGCTAGTCTTAACAAATGAATGCAGGCAGACAGGCTCTTACCTCGGCTAAGCTCCTCTTAACATCCCCCAGTGCCATGAGAACATCTTTTGTAGGGATGACGCCTgtaaaggagagggagagatcAGTGCTGCTCTCAGCTCAGGTTAGCTCAGATAAGATGTGAAATCCCCAACAGAATGGAGGCAGGGGAATGCACATTTTTGTTCATTGGTACTTTATGTTAGGAGGCTGAAAGAGTGCAAGGACCACAACCAAAGGTACTTCCAAGTGTTCtttaaaggggggaaaaaatccaggCATGTATGGATACTGGAGGCACCTAGGTGCCTTTCCCACAGCCACAGAAGCTCTCAGGATCTGTGTCTGCTCTGGGAGTGAGCAGCAACACCCAAAAAGTCATGGAGGCAGGTGCCTATGCTGTCCAATCCAGCCTCCCGATCCAGCACAACTTGATCCTGAGCTGCAGCACTCGAGATGTTCGCACAGAGCTCCATGCTCACATATCACAACCTTTAGCAGGTCTGTTTTGCTCTGCAGGACACCCTGGCAAGGCGGTGAGCCTGGCACAACAGCAGAGGCTACAGGAGATGGGCTGTAACAGCATCAATCCCAGCAGGAGCCACCTTCAGCCAGGGAGCCACCAGCCCACACTGAGCCATCCCTTCCTGGGACCCTCCTTCCCTAAGAGCTGCCAGGATGCTCTCTAAGCCAGGAGAACAGGAGCAGTCAGGGTGGATTTAGAGGCTGAGGCCCATTTCTCCCTTCACTTACATAGCAGTAGAAAGAGGAACTGAACAAAAGCTTGATATTCAGAGCAGAAAATACTTTGGTTCCTGAGGTTTCTAAACTCAGGGATATCTCCCAGCCTGGTTGTGCTTCTGGAGTtcagagctgttttcttctccaggaaGGGGGATGTCCCCTCTCATGATGGTGTAGAAGTTTTAGTTTAGAAGACCAAATGCTTACCAAAGCCTTTTCACTGGCACATGCTCCAGCCCAAGGGCTTGGGAGAGATACAATGAGTTAAGGCATTGATACAGCAAATACCACTTAAATGTTAGCTCTATTTTGCTATCACTGTGGCCATTTTAGAATACTGTTGGATTTTTTCCACATAGGCCATAATGTCAATATTAGAAGCCTCCATCACTAagcaggcagcagaagcagtACAGGAAGAGCACCCCCCTACCAAAAGAGGATTAAAGAGATGGTAAAATGTTCCAGCCCAGCCCACCTTTCACTGTcagcttttgtttatttgcagGGGATGCACCGTCAGGACTGGCCCAGTTCAGACAAGACTTAAGATGTGTTAAGAAGTGAACTAAGAGCAGGCTGTCATGTCCTGCCATTGCAGTGGCCTGCCCATGGACGAGAGCATATAAGCACCGGGATAAAGCTGCCGATGCTCGAGTGAAGGCAATCCAGGCAGGGAACAAAGCAGGAGGCAAAGCGCAGAAGATGGAGCTTCATGCAAGTGGTGAGGGACAAGCCAGAAGGCAGATGTGAAGAAACAGGGTCTTATATCCTCAgtcccccccccatccctcaaGTCCAGTTAACGCTGGGAACTGGTGGGACTGAAATGGACTGGAGAGCAAAAGCTCCTTTCAACATGGCTGAGCACCTCCATTTGAGAGCCCCTTAAATACACCCCCCCATCATGGGAAGGCTCGTTCTCCCAGCACTTACCCTGTTCCCCTGCCAGTGTCATTAGCAAGTGCTTGTCATTCTCATTGGGTTTGCTCAGAGAGATCAGCCAGCGGTCCTGCGGTCCGTCCGCCTGTCTGGAGAAGGCATCCTCCACCAGTGCCAACAGCTGGGGACCCCTCTCCAGCCGAAACTCCTCCTGCCACAGAAAGGGACCTTGGTGAGTGCATGGAGGGAACAGGGCAGATGTAGCactgcagggctggcacagctGCGTGGCTGAGACCCCTGAACCAGGCGTGCCCAAAAGCCAGCAACGCTAAACCTGGTGCAATGCTCCCCTGCACATCCCCAGTGCCCCAGGCTGGACCCACATACATCTCCGGACACTCCAACCCTCCTCCTCGGCTCCTGTGGCTGCCATACACCCCACACCATGCCAAGCCCAGCTGCCCCGGCACACAGGGATCCTGAAGTGACATTATGGTGCAAGGCAAGAAGGAAGcagccaggctcttcccagcagccAGCGCTGGGTCAGCGGGTGCTCCTCAGCCTGACATGCTCCAGCCATCCCTGGGAGGGCTCCTTTGCTGCTTTCTCACTCCTGTGTTTCTATTCTTATCTCTGGTTGCCATGCCAACCCGAAGGCCACACAGATGATTAATAAAATGGAGAGCTCTTGTTGCCATGGCAATTCAAAGCGCTCAGGGCAGGCACAGGCCTGTGCCGAAAATGGCCTAATTGGAAAAGACACCGATGACTGGGGCCTGAATCACAAGGGTTTGCCAGTGCCTCATCTCATCAGGTTACAGGTTttggcagggaggcaggagcagcgcCATGCTGTTCCGCTGCAGCTCCGGCTCACGGCCCCGCTGCCAGCCTGCGGCTCTGCTTTGGGGGACGTGGAGGAAGGGGGAGCAGCTTAGCccaagagcaggaggagggtAGAGGTGAGATGTTTCTAGTGATGGGGAAAGCAGAGGTTGCAGAGCACTGATAAATTCTCCGTGGTGGGGAAAAGGGAGCTGTGAAGGAGCCTGAACACACGTGAGATGAGATGGAGGTCACCTCCTGATGTGTAGCCAGGTACCACTGTCAGGTCAGATCCTGCAGTCCTCACTTGGGTGAAATTCCCAGGTATATTGCGTAGGAGATATGCCCAGAGAGAGACTAAAGTGACTGCCTTGCCCAGAGCCCATTAGAAAGATAAATGGCCTGCCAGCTTAACCCAGCAATACAGACATCATCCCTGCAGCAGGTAAAAGCCTGGTGCTATGAAGAATATTAAAGCTCAAGATGCAACCCCCTGGAAGGGGCTAAACATCCTCCACGTCCCTCGGCTTTTCAGTGGGACTCGGTACCGCACCAGATCAGGGCATCAAAACATACGAAATATGTGAGGAATCCCCATTCACACTAATTTAAACTACAGCACTTGCAATGCAGGTTCTCCCTCACAGCCATGGAAATCCAAACACCACAGGGCTCAGATGcagaaaccagaaaacaaaagggacAGGCAGAAGGTAGGTGAGCTGCCCAAGCTGAGCAAATGACCATGGGTAGGAAACAAACTGCATCAACATCAGTGGAAAGGAGAAGAGCTTGATTCCAGCTTCAGCCATGCAGAGTGGTAATGGGAGGCAGGGAACAAAGTGATGTTCATGTTAAATATGTATGTTGACAAGTGTCCCTTTGAATAAGGGAGAGGACGGCACAAATCATTCGCTGGGAAAtatgttttgaaacatgaaatCAAGTAGAAAAACAGTTCAGTCCTGCCTATCCCAGGGCACTGTCTTCTTTCAGCAAGGCAGAACCAAGGATTCCACAGTAAAGACACAATTTGGTCAAGAGACATCTGTAcatctgcttttcagttctCGCCCTTCCAGTGGTTTAAACAACAAAAGTGCAAGCGACCACAGGAAAGAAGCTACTACGTATTATAAAACTAACCAGCATTTAAACTCCACAGAGACGGGAGAAATAGCAATGGGGACTAGGACATGGAGGAAACAGGGCAGAAGGACTCTGGTTTTCAAGGACTGATTTTCTGAGTTGCAATTGTGAACTGTAGCAGAGATACTTAAAACCCTCCAAAAGGCAAACTGGTTTGCCTAAATCAGAAGGAAAGAGACTGACTTTTCATCTACCCTTAAAGCAGTCATCATGCTTTATTGCATCCCCCCAAAAgttcaccttaaaaaaaaaaccacaacacccCCCCCACAACTCACCAGTAGTGGAAATAGGTCAGGGCCACGGAGCCACCCTGCCGTGACAAAACCAGCCGGCTCTGCCCAGAGCAGGAGCCGCAGCAAGTGAGAGTGCAGACACGTGAGGGCAGAACACTGTTCCCTGATGAAACATTTCGGTCTCGGGCTGTCAGGCTCGTAATCATTTCTTAGAATTATGAAAGGGACCTTGACCCCAGGCCTTTCACAACTGGTTTTAAAGTGCCTGATAAAAGGCCCAGCAGAGGTGAACGAGCCCTTTTACCAGGGATCCACAAGGGGCTCTGGCCTCATGAATTAACTGCAGCTTTATGGGGATGGATGGACAGGCATCGGATTAGCAGAGCGTGGCTGGTTAACAGACCCAGATAACACACAAGATAACAGGGTGGGGAGAAGAGGCACTTAAGGAAGATTTAGTGACAGCTGCTTGACACTCAACCATTCGCACTGCAAATGGGGAGTCCCTATTCCTCTGAGCCATCAGAGGAACGTTACTACATcctggaaggagagaaaggaaaaggcagagaggaaaggagactCACACCTCAATCCTGCCACACTTCCTGGCAGTAAGAGGTGCAATGTTAAAAGCTCTCATGTCTCATGACAATCCAGGTACTGACTGGCACAGACTAGCAGCCAGGAGTTAGTCAAAATCCAGTATGGGACTGACATGTGCTAGACTTTGAGAAAAATCCTCTCTCTCCACCCACTCTTTCCCCATTTGGAGAACAGGAATATTTCTgtcctcctccccttctctccacAGCCTCTATAGGGACTTTGAGATttagtgcttttaaaatgttttgtagtGAAAGCAGACAGCAAGAGCTGTGTCTGCCTCCACATCTCTAAGCACTATTCCCCCATGCCATCAAATCTCTGTGGACTGACTTACACAGTCAATGTTATCCGACATATTCAGGATGATGTAGTTTTTCCCCGCAAGGTTGCTCCAGTCTTTGCAGATCACCTGGAGAGACAAGACATAAAGACAGCTGGGTTTCAGTAGCAAATGCAGCTCTCCTGCTGAAAGCACAGAGTACACAAGGGACAAGAGCACGGTGCTGTGCCATACCCCAGAGAAGCACTTCTCAAAGGAAGTAACTGTCCTCTAACTCTCTGCACTAAGGAGGAAACACTATTTCAGTGCTAGCACATGGGGCAGGCACAAGGTACTGTGCCAGCTTGCCACACCTCAGCTTATCTTCCACCTGTATCTAGACTCCAGGAAGACTCAGGTACTCAGTGGAAAGCTCTCTAGCCTGGAGCCTTATCCTGTATGTGATGAGCACTTAACGCAACACAAAATCTAACCAGGAGCCTCTGTGGTCCTTAAACAAACTGCTGAGACAGGGCAGCACTTTGCAGGCAGGATCAGATGCACAGAGTGACTAAGTCATTTGCTCAGGGTCCTGAGTACCATGGggcagaaagcaaaattaaaatctttccCTGATACTTTCTCACCACCCAACTCCTGCTACCTATCTTCCCTTAACCAGCTGCCAGTTTGCTGGATTCAGGAACTGCAGTTCACCTCACACCTCCTCTCCCGCAGGCTCTCCTAGACCAACATCCTCACAGATCTCTGTACCCTGCTCCACCTGCTCTGCATCTggtccctgcaggcagcagcaaaaaTAGCACTTCCTTCTCACTCCCTTTCCAGAAATCCTTGGGGCCATTTTTGTCCTGACACTTCCAATAATGCAGGCTGAGGAAAAAAGGCTGCTGTGCATGCCCCAGAGGGCAGGTGTTTATTAGAAGCAGGATTTTGTGCAGCAGTTCACTGGGGAAGATGTTAGGAGGCAGGGCTTTCATCAAGGATGATGGATACCCTTAAGATGTGCTGTGAAAAACATCTCCCAAAATTCAGTTTTGGCTGGGTGAACAGAAGAAGCTACTTCTACCAGTCAGACTTCAGGATGTAGGTTAGGTTAAGGGGTTAAACACCCTCTCCCGCAAGAAGTACCCAAATATCTCCACCGAAACCTCCCACCCACTCCCTGCTCTCAGTGCTACCTGTGCTGAGTCCCAGGGCAGCTCTGACGGCAGCATGGCCATGCGGGTGTCCCCAGCCTGCGGCGACAAGCTCATCTCTTCTGCCATAGTCTCAGTGGCTGACTCGGTGTCATTCCAAATGGGATCCAGTGCAGGCTCGTCAGCCCTGTCCCACGGAGATACAGAAGAAGTGGGGTGCTGCTCACTGCCAGAAAGAGTGTGGGTGCCTGTGGATCTGCCGCCAGGAGAAGGTGTCCCCAAAGGCATTTCTGCAGTCTGCTCCATTTCAGTTAGCACTGTGGGCTCCAGCATCTCCCACCCCACCGTGGTCTCTGAGACCTTCTCTCTGGCTGAATGCTCTTCCCCACCAGCCTCCACTGTGGTCTCTGCAAGCTCTGCTCTTGTGGTAGTCACAGTCAGCTCCAAATCTGCTCCGCCAACAGCCCACATGTCCCCACCTGTCACCTCAAAGGGCTCTTCTGAAATACTGGGAGACCTCGCAGCAGTGGTAGTAGAAAAAATAGAGGACACAGGCAGAAGACCTGGTCCCATGCTGCTCCCAAGGTCTAAGCCTGGAGGAACAGAGTCCTCTTCTCGCCCTCCTGTGGCTGCCTCAGTCACAACACCTGGCCTGGCAGAGGCTGTGGAAaacaggagggagaaagagTCCTCTTGGCCCACTGGTTCAGAAGATGTAACCTCTGGCTCAGAGGTCCGGAGGCTCTCCACGCCTCCTCTTGAGTGGTCTATAGGGAGCagcccctcctcttcctccagcgTGCTGGAGAAAGGCGTGTGCAAGTCAGGCTCAACAAATTCTGCTGGCGGCTGGACAGTGGCTGTTTCCCAGTTGTCTTTCACCTGTGTCCCATTCCCTTTCAGCAGGGCCTTCTGAGATGCAGCAGGAAAGCTGTAATCTAAAAAGAGATCCAAAAGACTTCATGTCACATCCCAAGTAACCATGAACTCTGAAAGGCAGAGAGCTGGCCCCATTATATGTGTCTAGCCACAGACGGGGTCAAATGGCAGAGACCCTCTAAGAGCAGGTAGCCTGCCATTGAAAAGAACAATCCCATCTGACAAGTGCAGTGCAACCTTCTGCACTTCCCCAGCTCCCTGTCCTATCCCAGCAAACCCACTTTCCCTGGGGATAATTCACATGTTCATTCTCCCCACTCCTTTCTGTCCTGAAGGTGTTTTCAAAGTTTTGCTAGCCAGGAGGCCTGCAAATAACAGCTTTGATACCTGGCACCTCCAAGATGAGGTTATGAGTGTTAGGAATCAAGCTGGGACACAGGGATTAATTTCACATGGGATTCAGAAAGATGCAGAGTGGTAGCAGCAGTCAGCCACAAGCTAAACGGGAAATACTAGGGAAGTGAAACAGCACAGTGAACCAAATCCTGCTCCCAGGCGTGCCCACGTAATACCACCAAAACCTGAATCAACCTGGGCATCTTTGAAATGCAGAACTTCAGTTTGTACAGCACTTCACAGCAGAAAAGTCATCCCACAAACAGCTGCATTATGAGTTTTCCCTGTCATTACGGAACAGTTTTGCTGCAGGGAAACAGAAGCCAGAAACAGGAGCCAAATCTAactcccctccctccagcttCAGCCCCTGGTTGCTCTGTGGCTCTAACCATGAATGCATGTGATGTTGCTAGACAGATGTAGATGCTGACGGAAAAAGATGCACCTCACAAATCTAAGGTCAGAGCAGGCAGTGGCTTCTTCTGGAAGCCCAGCAAGGAGCTGGGATCCCAGGTTAAGAAGAGTATCTGTAAGATCAGACACATTAAGCTCAGAGTGGCAGGCATAAATCAACCTTCATCTTTCTTGAGAAATTGCCTGTACCCGAGGAGCTAGCTCTGTTTCAGGAGTTTGCATCCCAGTTAGCTCCCTTTCTCCCCAAGACGAGCACAGCACATATTCTGactgagaaagggaaggaaaaggatcCCTCCACAGCCAGAAACAAGCATCCTGCCCTGTTATTAAGTGACTGTCTGAAATTCCCAAGGCCCCCATcacctctcctgcctgccaAAGCAGATGCTCCACTGAGCACagtgggcagcagctgtccGGATGCCTTACAGAGATCTGCACAAGGAATCTCCATGCACCCCTGACTCCAATCCATCGCCTGCTGCTGCCGGAGTGCGTGCAAGCTCCCAGGCGGGGAGGGCCATGTCAGCAAACACATCCATTGCCTTGGATATTCCCTGGCAACCAGGACTGCCCATGCTGCTCCTGCAtgctcctccccacccctcccgcACGGAGAACCACGCTGCTCCCTCCACCCAGAGCAGGAGGTGCAAAGATGAACCT encodes:
- the PODXL2 gene encoding podocalyxin-like protein 2; this translates as MLEPGTLCLCLASSEEPTADGLTSTSLLEFAMMSHLEAMNSQEQTSPEASEPDLAPGSLHAAPGSGFASEENEESKILQPPQYFWEDGGELNDSSLDLGPATDYSFPAASQKALLKGNGTQVKDNWETATVQPPAEFVEPDLHTPFSSTLEEEEGLLPIDHSRGGVESLRTSEPEVTSSEPVGQEDSFSLLFSTASARPGVVTEAATGGREEDSVPPGLDLGSSMGPGLLPVSSIFSTTTAARSPSISEEPFEVTGGDMWAVGGADLELTVTTTRAELAETTVEAGGEEHSAREKVSETTVGWEMLEPTVLTEMEQTAEMPLGTPSPGGRSTGTHTLSGSEQHPTSSVSPWDRADEPALDPIWNDTESATETMAEEMSLSPQAGDTRMAMLPSELPWDSAQVICKDWSNLAGKNYIILNMSDNIDCEEFRLERGPQLLALVEDAFSRQADGPQDRWLISLSKPNENDKHLLMTLAGEQGVIPTKDVLMALGDVKRSLAEIGIQNYSTTTSCQSHPNQTRSDYGKLFVVLVIIGSICAIIIVLGLIYNCWQRRLPKMKNMSHGEELRFVENGCHDNPTLDVASDSQSEMQEKKPSVNGGNTINGPDSWDVLINKQASEDVDVFEEDTHL